The segment ACGAATTGACTGCTTAAAATATAAGATTAAATAATAATAATGCCTGCGGCTACATTTCTTGCTTCTGAGCTTAAAATTAAGAAAGTATAAGCTGCCCTCAATGAATCCATCACCTCAACCCCAATCTGTTTTTCATATAAAACACTCAAGAGTCTTGGAGAAGGTTGTATTAAAGATTTTCCTGTACCCAATAAAAATATATCCGGTGGGTTATTCAAGAGTGCATCAAAGTGGGATACATCCAAGGCATCCAGAGAGGCAACCGGCCATGGTGACTCTAAAGCGTCAGGTCTTATCAACACGCTGTGGTAGTAAGGCTGATTGTTTATCCATATTTCACCAGGTTGATATTTGTCGATGTGGAATAGTGCAGAGTTGTCATCTTGTTGTATTATCATATAGTCTTCGTCTTTTAACAGCGCAAAGTCTGCGCCTAAAGACTATCATTATACTTGGAATATACTGTAACAGGAACGTTTATGTATGAAACCACTTAGCCGTATCGAAAAGCTGCCCACCTATGTATTTACCAAAGTAGACCAACTAAAATCCGAATATCTTCAGCGTGGCATTGATATCATTGATATGAGCATGGGAAACCCGGATGGACATACCCCGGCGCCCATTGTGGAGGCATTGATTCAGGCGGCGAAGTTGCCGCAAACACACCGTTATG is part of the Candidatus Berkiella cookevillensis genome and harbors:
- a CDS encoding Mth938-like domain-containing protein codes for the protein MIIQQDDNSALFHIDKYQPGEIWINNQPYYHSVLIRPDALESPWPVASLDALDVSHFDALLNNPPDIFLLGTGKSLIQPSPRLLSVLYEKQIGVEVMDSLRAAYTFLILSSEARNVAAGIIII